The stretch of DNA AATAAACTGCATCATCAATTTTAACAGCATTTTTGTAAGTTTCTTTTTCTATATCATATGATGCTACATAACCACTATGCATTTGAACAATTCTATTATTTAAAATAGCAATTGAATATGGACTTGCATCAATTCCGGTGTTTAATGAGCCGCTAACAGGAGAAGAGCAATTTAAATCGCTTCCAAATTGAGGAATGGAACATTTTAAAAAGTTTCTTTTATCTGCTCCTTGGGAAACATAAATAGTACCAAGTTTATTAATATCAAAACTTACAGAAGGTTTTTTGATATAAGGAAATAAATCACTTTCTGGTATTGTATAATCTTTACATCCTGAAATAGATGAATCTAATGGATTAACCTTTAATCCATTTGTTTTATCTATTGAACAACTTCTAATAATATCTCTATCACCAACTTTATTTTTAGCTAATATTAATAAATTATTTTGAAAAATTTTAGAATTTTTGTATTTTAACATATCAAAATTTGAATTATTTAATTTGGTGTATTGGCAATTTCCAAGATCTCCTGAATTATCAATATCACACTGAGTTACTATTCCTGCAGTATTATTTGTAATTGTTCCAACACCACTTTTGTGTTCATATGCTCCAAGAATAAATGCTTTATTTTCATTAATTAAAATATCTCTTGGTTTGAATTTATCTGTTATAGAAGCTTTATTTTCAATTGATGTTAAATCTTCGCATTGTCCTGAAATCTTCATATTCTCAGTATCTTTTATACCGCATTTTGTAACTATTGCTTCTGACTTGGTATCATCTGCACCTAAGAAATAGGCAAAGTTAACTGGGATTACTTTATCTTTTATTGGCTTAAACTTATCATCCTGAACAACTTCTTCAGAATTGTTATTATTAGCAATGAGTTCTTGAATTTTTTTATATAATTCATTTATTTCATCACTTGTAGCTTGATTAGAACTTGGTGTTTCTGATTTAGAATCTCCTTTATTACAAGATGCTAAAACGAGTGCTGATCCTAAAGTAACAGCAATTAAAACTTTTGAACGAACTGATTTCATGTAACATTCTCCTAGGAGTTTAAGAAATATAAGAACTTTAAACATTAAAATTCTTATGAATTAAAATTGATGTAATTCCTTTACAGCAAGAATTTAATTATCATCAAAAATTTTTTATGTATATTAATTTTATTTTTTTAAAAACACTTTTGATTTTAATTATTTAAGTTACTTTGATTTTTTATTGTTATATAATATATTGAAATTATTAATTAAAATATGGTATTATTTTATAATATTTTACTTTATTTTAGATTAAGAAAATGAAATATTTTATAATATAAAATTTCAAATATAACTTTTTCATTACAAATTAATTTCTTAACTTTTATTATAGATAACAATTCTTTCATTTAAAATTCAGTCTTAATATATAAATATTGATTTAGGTTAAATATGTTAATTTATCTCTAATTTTTAATTAGAGTTTAAATATTTAAAAATATTTAATTTAGTCGGAAAAAATGAAAAATATATTAATCTCTTTCTTAGTTTTATTATTAATTTATAGCTGTAAATCTGAAGAATCAATTAATACTAGAACAAAAAATAAATGTGATACTTCTTTATTTTCGAATTCAAATCGAATTTATGATGGATGTAATATAGATGAAAATTTTGAAAATACGTATTTAGAATCAAAATCAGTTGTTTCTGTTCACTCTAGTGGTTCTCTTTGCACAGGAACATTTATTGGAGATAATACTATTATTACTGCTGCTCATTGTTTTAATATGGATAAAATTAAAAATCAAAGTGAATTTGCATCTATATATAATGGTCTAGTGCATTCATTTAATGGAAATGAGAGTCAAGATAATTATTCAAGAATTACAAAAATTAAAATTCATCCTTATTTCCTCGAAAATTGTTCTAATCCAAATAAAACATTTTGTAACTTTGCTGATTTAGCTATTTTAAAAACGGAAAAAAGTGTTCAGCAATTAAATGGATTTAAAGCCAAAATCACAAGAAATCTATCAGATAGTGAAATGGTTACTTTTATAGGGTATGGAAAATTTAACGATCATGATACATCTTCACAAAGAACAAAAAGATGGGGTATTTCTTTTTTATATCTGCTTGACGATTCTAATTTCATATCCTTATTATCAGGTCTTTTTTTGCAAAATGTTTCATCAAAACAGGAATATTTTAATTCAATGAAAATAAAATTAGATTTTGATAGGAATCAAAATCTAAAAAATGGTTATTTGTTTTCGGAAGGATTAGAAAATGAAAATGGAGTTTGTCAAGGAGATTCGGGTGGTCCTGTTTTTGTAAAAAGAGGTAATGAATTTATGTTATCAGGAGTTATTCATGCAACTCTTGGAAACTCTAATGTGGATATATGCAAAAACAAAAAAGGAATGCATATGAAAATTGGATCCTATTTAAATTGGATTCAACAAGAGGCTATAAATAATGGAGATTCGATTTCCTTATTTTAATTTTATTATAAAATAATTGAACTTTATATTTGAATATTATATATCTTTTATGCAAAAGGAGGATTTCTATGAAAGTGAAAGTTACTTTATCTTGTTTATTTTTCTTGCTATTAATTATTGGGTGTTCAAAGACAGATCAAAGTAATAGTTCAAGTAATAATTACTATTATAATAGTTGGTCATGCTTGAATGGAACTGCTTGTATAAATACATTAGGTCACAATACTGGATCTGCTGGGCCTTTTTGTTCCTTTAGTTCTTGTCAAAGTTGGGCAGCAACAAATGTACAAATATATTCCAATAATTCGTCCTATTGTGGTCAAAGTGCAAATTATACAATTTATTATCAACCGACATCTGCTTCATGTATATAGGCATAAATTATTTTTATTTCAATTAAGAAATATTTAACGAATTAGGAAAATATAAAATAAAACTAGTCCCTTCTCCTAAATTGCTTTCAATATTTATAGATCCATCATGTAACAGCATCATGTTTTTTACCATAGATAAACCAAGACCAAGGTTTTTTTGATTAGAACTTCTCATATTATTTACTCTATAAAGACGATCAAAAATAAATGAAATATGTTTTTTATCTATCCCTATTCCAGTATCAGAAACTGTTATTTTAAGATCATGATTATTACCTTCTACTTTTACATGGACTTTACCATTTTGTTTGTTATATTGAATTGCATTAGATATTAAGTTACTTATAATTCGTGTAAATAATATTTTATCTAAATTTACGTCCCATACTTTTGGGCATTCAAGAGTCAACATAATATTTTTTTCAAAAGCGAAAGCTTCATATAATTCTATTAGTTTATTTAAATCATGAAAAAGATTAAAATGAGTTCGTTGAATAATAATATCTTTTTTTTCTGTTCTTGCTAAAAAAGTTAAACTATCAATTATTTCTGTAAGTCTAAAACATTCTTCTAAATTAGACTCCAAAATCTCTTCGTATTCTTTATTTGATCTCTTTCTTTGTAAAGAAACTTCAATTTCTCCTTTTAAATTATTTACAGGTGTTCTTAGCTCATGAGCAATGTCTTCGGAAAATTGAGACAGCCTTTGAAAAGATTCTTCCAGTTTGTTTAATATAGAGTTAAAAGAGTTTTTAATTATCACAAGATCTCTTGGGATCCATTGAACTTGAATTCGTTTTTGTAAATTATTTGAATCTATTTCTTTAATATCTTTAACTATATTTTCAACAGGTAATAATATTATTTTTAAAATAAAAATGGAAATTGATAATAGTAAAATTAAAATTATTAAACTCGAATAAACTATTTTATCTTTAAGATTTAATTGTTTATTTATAAGTCGAGTTCTTTCTGCTAAAACTTTATATTTATAGTTATTTCCACTAATATTTATATTTTTTTCAACATAGTAATAATAATATGGACCTAGTTTTTTAATAGAAACAAAATTATCAGGTTTAATTGGAATAAGTTTGTTTTCTAATTCTAATTTATGAATTAAAGTGTCTATTTTATTATCATAATAAATGATTTTATTTTTGGATAAGTCTTCAATGCTTATTAATCTAGGTTCAATTTTATTGAAAGAAGGATTTGTTTCATTAATAATACTTTCGTTTTTTGAAATATTATTTTCTGATATATAGTCAATGAAATCATTTATGCTCATTGATATTACTAATTCTTCGTAATTATTATTGTAATCTTTTGAAAAATAATTAAAAAAATACTGACTAGAAATAAATATAACAATACATGTTATAAAGTTCCATAAAATGAGAAGTATGGATAAACTTAATCTATTTTTAAGAAAACGAGTAAAGTTGTTAAATGTATTCAAAAATTCCTCTTTATTTAAATTGATTGAATGCAATTTGGGAAATTTAGAGTTACAGTTGTGCCTTTTTCGAATTCGCTTTGAATTGTTATTGTTCCTTTTTGTAATTCTATCAGATTTTTAACCATAGATAAGCCTAGTCCTAAATTATTGTTTCTTTTGATATTTAAATTATTTACTCTGTACATTCTGTCAAAAATGTAAGGAAGATTTTTTTCTTCTGCAATAGGTTCAAATGGTTCAACTAAATAAGAAATTTCTTTCGAAATTGAAAAAGGATCTGGCTTAATTTGAATATCTTTTTTCTCTGTTTTGGCTAAAAAAGTTAGATTATCTATTAATTCATAAATTTTATTGCATTCTTCAAGATTAGAAATTAAAGTTTCTTTATATTCATTATTTGTCCTCTCCTTTTGAAGGGCAACTTCAATTTCTACTTTTAAACTATGAAGTGGCGTTCTTAATTCATGTGAAACATCTTCAGAAAATTGATTTATTTTTTGAAAAGAATCATATAGACGTGATAAAATAATATTAAAGTTTTTCTTTATGATTAAGAGTTCTTTAGGAATCCATTTTACTTTAATTTTTTTATTTAAATTATTAGAGTTAATGTTATCTATTTCTTTGGCAAACTGCTCAATTGGTTTTAGAGTGAATTTTAAAATAATCAAAGATAAAGTTAAAATTATTATAAAAGATATCATGTACCATAATAAAAAAAGTCTTGATAGTGTTATGTTATTATTAATAAATCTGTAAAAGGTTTTAAAAAAATCCACGAATTATCCTCAGCCACCATCAAACATATAGCCAATACCACGAACTGTTTTTATTAATTTTTTTTCAAATCCATCATCTATTTTAGAACGAAGTCTTTTAATTTGCATTTCAACTAAATTTTTTTGCACATTAAAATGAATATCCCAAATTTTTTCTAAAATTTCATGGCGAGAAAGAACAATTTTATTATTTTGGGCAAGAAGCGAGAGAAGTTCAAATTCTTTCGGAGCTAGATCAATCACATTCCCATTTCGGGTTACTTTTTGATTGTTTAAATTGATTTCAAGGTCATGAAAAACTAAAATATTATTTTTTTTTGTTTTTTTTCTTCTTGTGATTGCTTTAATGCGAGCAACTAGCTCTGTAAATGTAAAAGGTTTGGTAAGATAATCATCTGCTCCTAAATTTAAACCTTTTACAATGTTATCGGTGTGATCTTTAGAGGTGAGCATAATGATGTTAGCATGCTTTGTTTTTATCTCTTTTAATTTTTCTAGAATACTCCAGCCATCCATATTAGGTAACATCACATCCAATAAAATAATATCATAATTATTATTTTGAGCTTGAATGAAACCTTCAAAACCGTCGTGTTCTACATCAACAACATATCCCTTTTCTGTCAGGCCCTTTTTTAAAAAGGAAGCTGCCTTTTCGGCATCTTCAATAATTAAAACGCGCATAAAAAGAGTGTCCTTATTTAATTACTGATTTTGACTCCAATTTTGGATTTCAGTAACGATACTAACACACTCTTGTTCCGTAAGGTCAGGGTAAAGTGGCAATCTTAAGAGACGGGTAGAATATTCCTCAGTAATAGGAAGTTGGTTTCTTTTGTAACCTAATTTTTCTCCAGCTGGTGCAGAGTGAAGGGGGATATAATGAAATGTAGCTCCAATTCCTTTTTCTCTTAAGTAGCCCATTAATGAATTTCGAGATAATTCATTTTTTAATATGATATGAAATAAATGATAATTCGAATCACAATCCTTAGAAAAATGAGGTAACTTTAAAATATTTTTTTCTTCTAAATGTTTTAATTGTTCTATATAATAATGATGAATTTTGCCTCGTTTTTCGTTTAATTCATTCATAATATCAACTTCTGCAGATAATATAGCAGCTAGAGGTTCGGCAAGAATGTAACTAGAGCCTTTTGCAACCCATGTGTATTTATCCACTTGGCCACGTAAAAACTGAGCTCGATTTGTTCCTTTTTCTCTTATTATTTGTGCTTTATCAGCAAGGATATCATCGTTAGTAATAAAAGCGCCGCCTTCACCACAAATTACATTTTTGGTATCGTGGAAACTTAATGTTCCCATATGTCCAATGGTACCTAAATATTTTTCTTTCCATTTTGCGCCTATACCGTGAGCAGCATCTTCTACAATTTTAATATTTTGAGGAGCACAAAGTTTTATTAACTTTTCCATATCACAACTGATTCCGGCATAGTGAACAGGAATTACTGCTTTTGTTCTATTTGTTATTTTTTTAGCAACATCATTCATGTCCATATTCATTGTATTGGGATCAATTTCACAAAAAACAGGTTTTAAACCAGCTACTAAAACGGCATTTGCTGTTGATGTAAAAGTAAAAGAAGGTAAAATAACCTCATCATTTTCTTTGGCATCTAATAAAAGCATGGCTATTTCAAGAGCGTGAGTGCAAGAAGAAGTAAGTAAAACATGTTTTACATTTAATAATTTTTTTAATTTATCTTCGGTAGAATGACAAAAAAAGCCATCTCCAGATAATTTTCCAGAGTTTAAAACTTGATTTATATTTTCAAAGACTTGTTTTGGGATATGAGGTTTTGATAAAGGTATTCTCATTTTATTTCTCCAATGTTTCACTGTATAGACTTTGTAATTTTGTTACTTTATTTTGCCAATTGTGTTCTGAAAAAACCCATTTTTTTGCATTTTCTCCATGTTCACATATTAATTTAGGGTTTTCAACATATTTAGTTATTGCATTGGCAATTTCTTTGGAGCTTCTTGGCTCAATTAAAAAACCTCGAATGTTATTTAAAACTTGTTCGGGGGTCCCGCCAGAATTCGTTCCTATGACTGGCAATCCCATTGCCATGGCGTCGATAACAGATAAAGAATATGTTTCTTTATAGGTTCCCAAAACAAAAATATCCATGGCGTTTAAATAGGGGACAATATTTTTTTGAAATGGGATTAGCTGTATTTTATTTTCGGCTTCGGGAGATTTAATAAATTGTTTTAACCAATCATATAATTCTTTTGCTTGAGTTTCATAAACAGGCGTGCCGTCTGATGCCGTGTGGTGTAATGTAGGTTCTCCCATAATCCAAATTTTAATTTTTTGTTTGATTTCAGGTTTTAAATGCAGGATAGATTCCGCAATTTCTTTTACTCCCTTTCCAGGATCAATACGGCACATGGTAGCAATAACATATTCATTATCACTTGTATTTAAGCTTTCTCTTATGTTTTTTCTGTCATTTAAATTTTTATTATAAAGCGATAAATCTCTTCCATAACGTAACAATTTTACTTGTTCTGGTAAAACAGGATAGTTTTTTCGAATGCGTTCATTTAAAATTTCTGATGAAGAAGTAATAGCTGTTACTTTGCTATATATAAATTTATGAATAATATCTTTTTTAGATGGGGCACTCATGTATAAACTAAAAATTTGTTTTTTATCCTTTAAAAATAAAAGGGATAAAGAGCATAACCATACATCTTGTCTTGTGTGAGAATGAATAATTTGAAAATGATCGTATTTAATGATTTTTCGTAAATATTTTATATCAGAGAAACTAATGCGAGCCTGCTTAAAACCATAATATATTTTTATACCTAATTTTTGAGCTTCTTCATCTATTTTTGAGCCTTTAATACAGTAAATAGCAGTATGAATTCCAGATTCCATTATTTTTTTTATCAATTGAATAGTGTAAAGCTCTAAACCACCAAACGCTTCCGAAGTATTGACGTGTAAAATAGAGATATTTTTTTGCATTATCATTTCCAAAATCTAAACAAAATTGCAGGTATTTTCATAATATATTTTTATGAAAATCATCAGTTTGCGATACTATAGAATATAGATATTGAATACAAGTATCTAAGGCAATTCCTTATTTATAAAAGAGTATCCATGAATCCGATTTGTATCTGAAAAGAGTAAAATTTGCTCAATTTAGATAAGAACTTGTCACAGGGTGCAAATCATAAACCGCATATAAAAGAATCTTCTGAAATAATCTACCACTAGGAGATTATTAGACTATGGCAGGGATTCGAATCAATACGGGCTCTGGTATTGATCCTAAAATGGTTGATCAATTGGTAGAAATTGAACGCGAACCTATAAAACAGGTTGAAGCGCGTAAAAAAACGATTGTCGATGAACAAAAATTATTTTCCGATTTGAAAGGTTTAGTAAGCACTTTGGGGTCAACTTTAAATGGAATGCGCACCAAAGCAGATTTTTATAAATTAAAACTGACAAGTTCCCACCCAGACATAATAGAAGGTACAGTAGACAATAATGCCCCAATAGGTTCATACGAACTTGAAGTCCGTCATTTAGCGCGTTCTCACAAACTATTAACTCAATCCTTTGAAGATAAAGATAAAACCGCTGTTGGTTTTGGATATATGACTATTGAAAAAGAAGATGGAGAAAGTTTTGATGTAGATATCGATCCCGATAGATCCACTTTGAATGATGTTGCTACCCAAATAAACTCAATGGACAAAGGCGTAAAAGCGATTGTTATTAATACAAAAGAAGGGATAGAAGATAGCGATGAAGAAAATTATCGTTTACTTGTATTATCGGAAAAATCGGGAAAAGAAGCCAAAGTAACTATTGATCCTGATACCACTTATTTGGAATTTAAAGAACAAATAACAGGCCGAAATTTAGAAATGTTATTTGAAGACGTGAAGGTTTATAATGAAACGAATAAGGTTACAGAGTTATTTCCAGGAATGGTTTTAGATGCAAAAAAAGCAGAACCAGGGACAAAAGTTAATATTAAAATTGACTATGATGTAGATAAAAGTCTTGAAAATGTTAAAAAATTTGTTGAATCTTATAATAAGGTAAATGAATTTATTGAAAAACAATTTCAGGTTGATCCAAATACAAACAAAGCAGGCGTTTTATCTAAAGACAATAGCTTGAGAACTTTAAGAAGGACTTTACAAAGCGCAATTCAATTTAGTCTTCCTACAGGAAAATATCAAACTTTAGCCGACGTGGGAATTTCTACCGACCCAAAAACTGGCAATCTAAAATATGACGAAACTAAAGCTAAACAGGCTCTATCCGAAGATTATGTTGGTGTTTCTAAGTTGTTTATACAATCAGATGAAACGGTTGGCATTGGAATTCGGATGTCAGACTCTGTAAGAAATTTACAAAGTCAACAAAGCGGTGTTTTGCCTTCAAAAGATAGAGAATACAAACATATTCTTGAAAATTTTGATAAAGATATTGCTGTAAAAAACCGTTACGCTAAGCAAAAAGAAGAAAGTATTCGTCATCAATTTGCTGTTGTAGAACAACTTATCAGTGGAATGAATGCTCAAGGTCAAGTGTTGCAACAAAGACTCGGTGGTATGGGCTGAGTTATAAAGTTACAAACTAAAATTGAAGTCATTATTTTCAAGGATGGGTAAATATGAATGTTAAAGCATTTAAAGCTTATCAATCAACAAACGTAACAACTGCTAAACCAGAAAAAGTACTATTAATGCTCTATGAAGGGTGCATTAAGTTTTTGCGTATTGCAAAAGTAAAAATGCAAGAGAAAAAAGTTGCAGAAAAAGGAAAAAATATAAGTAAAGCATTGGCTATTATTGCTGAACTGATAAATACTCTAGACCATGAAGTGGGTGGTCAATTATCCATGGATTTAGAAAGTTTATATATGTTTATTATGGATAAATTGATTGAAGCAAATATAAATAAT from Silvanigrella paludirubra encodes:
- a CDS encoding glycosyltransferase family 4 protein codes for the protein MQKNISILHVNTSEAFGGLELYTIQLIKKIMESGIHTAIYCIKGSKIDEEAQKLGIKIYYGFKQARISFSDIKYLRKIIKYDHFQIIHSHTRQDVWLCSLSLLFLKDKKQIFSLYMSAPSKKDIIHKFIYSKVTAITSSSEILNERIRKNYPVLPEQVKLLRYGRDLSLYNKNLNDRKNIRESLNTSDNEYVIATMCRIDPGKGVKEIAESILHLKPEIKQKIKIWIMGEPTLHHTASDGTPVYETQAKELYDWLKQFIKSPEAENKIQLIPFQKNIVPYLNAMDIFVLGTYKETYSLSVIDAMAMGLPVIGTNSGGTPEQVLNNIRGFLIEPRSSKEIANAITKYVENPKLICEHGENAKKWVFSEHNWQNKVTKLQSLYSETLEK
- a CDS encoding response regulator transcription factor, with the translated sequence MRVLIIEDAEKAASFLKKGLTEKGYVVDVEHDGFEGFIQAQNNNYDIILLDVMLPNMDGWSILEKLKEIKTKHANIIMLTSKDHTDNIVKGLNLGADDYLTKPFTFTELVARIKAITRRKKTKKNNILVFHDLEINLNNQKVTRNGNVIDLAPKEFELLSLLAQNNKIVLSRHEILEKIWDIHFNVQKNLVEMQIKRLRSKIDDGFEKKLIKTVRGIGYMFDGG
- the fliS gene encoding flagellar export chaperone FliS codes for the protein MNVKAFKAYQSTNVTTAKPEKVLLMLYEGCIKFLRIAKVKMQEKKVAEKGKNISKALAIIAELINTLDHEVGGQLSMDLESLYMFIMDKLIEANINNKIEEIEIAEKLLLTLYEAWGDVVNNPRPDGVPSPKLQPELYAMYLNSKGIQAKEENQKNNASEKTTSAVSVNLSQDVKPNNVSANVVTKKAG
- a CDS encoding histidine kinase dimerization/phospho-acceptor domain-containing protein, producing MDFFKTFYRFINNNITLSRLFLLWYMISFIIILTLSLIILKFTLKPIEQFAKEIDNINSNNLNKKIKVKWIPKELLIIKKNFNIILSRLYDSFQKINQFSEDVSHELRTPLHSLKVEIEVALQKERTNNEYKETLISNLEECNKIYELIDNLTFLAKTEKKDIQIKPDPFSISKEISYLVEPFEPIAEEKNLPYIFDRMYRVNNLNIKRNNNLGLGLSMVKNLIELQKGTITIQSEFEKGTTVTLNFPNCIQSI
- the fliD gene encoding flagellar filament capping protein FliD is translated as MAGIRINTGSGIDPKMVDQLVEIEREPIKQVEARKKTIVDEQKLFSDLKGLVSTLGSTLNGMRTKADFYKLKLTSSHPDIIEGTVDNNAPIGSYELEVRHLARSHKLLTQSFEDKDKTAVGFGYMTIEKEDGESFDVDIDPDRSTLNDVATQINSMDKGVKAIVINTKEGIEDSDEENYRLLVLSEKSGKEAKVTIDPDTTYLEFKEQITGRNLEMLFEDVKVYNETNKVTELFPGMVLDAKKAEPGTKVNIKIDYDVDKSLENVKKFVESYNKVNEFIEKQFQVDPNTNKAGVLSKDNSLRTLRRTLQSAIQFSLPTGKYQTLADVGISTDPKTGNLKYDETKAKQALSEDYVGVSKLFIQSDETVGIGIRMSDSVRNLQSQQSGVLPSKDREYKHILENFDKDIAVKNRYAKQKEESIRHQFAVVEQLISGMNAQGQVLQQRLGGMG
- a CDS encoding trypsin-like serine protease yields the protein MKNILISFLVLLLIYSCKSEESINTRTKNKCDTSLFSNSNRIYDGCNIDENFENTYLESKSVVSVHSSGSLCTGTFIGDNTIITAAHCFNMDKIKNQSEFASIYNGLVHSFNGNESQDNYSRITKIKIHPYFLENCSNPNKTFCNFADLAILKTEKSVQQLNGFKAKITRNLSDSEMVTFIGYGKFNDHDTSSQRTKRWGISFLYLLDDSNFISLLSGLFLQNVSSKQEYFNSMKIKLDFDRNQNLKNGYLFSEGLENENGVCQGDSGGPVFVKRGNEFMLSGVIHATLGNSNVDICKNKKGMHMKIGSYLNWIQQEAINNGDSISLF
- the rffA gene encoding dTDP-4-amino-4,6-dideoxygalactose transaminase is translated as MRIPLSKPHIPKQVFENINQVLNSGKLSGDGFFCHSTEDKLKKLLNVKHVLLTSSCTHALEIAMLLLDAKENDEVILPSFTFTSTANAVLVAGLKPVFCEIDPNTMNMDMNDVAKKITNRTKAVIPVHYAGISCDMEKLIKLCAPQNIKIVEDAAHGIGAKWKEKYLGTIGHMGTLSFHDTKNVICGEGGAFITNDDILADKAQIIREKGTNRAQFLRGQVDKYTWVAKGSSYILAEPLAAILSAEVDIMNELNEKRGKIHHYYIEQLKHLEEKNILKLPHFSKDCDSNYHLFHIILKNELSRNSLMGYLREKGIGATFHYIPLHSAPAGEKLGYKRNQLPITEEYSTRLLRLPLYPDLTEQECVSIVTEIQNWSQNQ
- a CDS encoding heavy metal sensor histidine kinase, coding for MNTFNNFTRFLKNRLSLSILLILWNFITCIVIFISSQYFFNYFSKDYNNNYEELVISMSINDFIDYISENNISKNESIINETNPSFNKIEPRLISIEDLSKNKIIYYDNKIDTLIHKLELENKLIPIKPDNFVSIKKLGPYYYYYVEKNINISGNNYKYKVLAERTRLINKQLNLKDKIVYSSLIILILLLSISIFILKIILLPVENIVKDIKEIDSNNLQKRIQVQWIPRDLVIIKNSFNSILNKLEESFQRLSQFSEDIAHELRTPVNNLKGEIEVSLQRKRSNKEYEEILESNLEECFRLTEIIDSLTFLARTEKKDIIIQRTHFNLFHDLNKLIELYEAFAFEKNIMLTLECPKVWDVNLDKILFTRIISNLISNAIQYNKQNGKVHVKVEGNNHDLKITVSDTGIGIDKKHISFIFDRLYRVNNMRSSNQKNLGLGLSMVKNMMLLHDGSINIESNLGEGTSFILYFPNSLNIS